A region of the Micromonospora sediminicola genome:
CCGCGCGTTCGCCGGTTCGATCGGCTTCGGCGTCTACCGTCCCGGTGACGGCCAGCAGGTCGCGGTCGCCCGGGTGGTGACCGACCGGGCCACCTTCGCCTGGCTCTGTGACGTCTACGTGGACCGGGCCGAACGCGGTCGCGGGCTGGGCACGTGGCTGGCCGGCGGCGTCCGCGACCACCTGGCCGAGCTGGGCGTACGCCGGATCCTGCTGGCCACGCTGGACGCGCACGGGGTGTACGGGAAGCTCGGGTTCCAGCCGGTGGCGGCGGACCGCTACATGGAGCTGGACCAGCGGGTGACGCCCGTCACCGGAAAGGATCAGGGACCCGATCCGCACCTTACGGTGGACGGGTGAACCAGCTCCGCCTCGGTTATCTGTACGGCGTCGGCGCGTACCTGCTCTGGGGTTTCTTCCCGATCTACCTGAAGCTGCTCCGACCGGCCGGGCCGGTGGAGATCCTGGCGCACCGGATCGTCTGGTCGGTGGCGTTCGTGGCGCTGCTGCTGGCCGCGATGCGCCACGTCGGCTTCCTGCGCACGCTGGCCCGGCGACCGCGCGCGTTGGCCGGCATCGCGCTCGCGGCCGCGTTGATCGCGGTCAACTGGGGCACCTACATCTATGGCGTGAACTCCGACCGGGTGGTGGAGACCGCGCTCGGCTACTTCATCAACCCGCTGGTGTCGGTGCTGTTCGGCGTGGTCGCGCTGCGGGAGCGGCTGCGCCCCGGGCAGTGGGCGGCGTTGGGCGTCGGCGCGCTCGCCGTGGCGGTCCTCACCGTCGACTACGGCCGGCTGCCCTGGCTGGCGCTCACGCTCGCGTTCAGCTTCGCCGGCTACGGCCTGGTCAAGAAGCGGCTCGGGTTGCCCGCGGTGGAGGGGCTCTTCGTCGAGTCGGCGGTGCTGGCGCTGCCGGCCCTGGCGTACCTGGCGTGGTTGTCGGGCCGGGGCGACTCGACGTTCGGGCATGTCTCGGCCGGGCACACCGCGCTGCTGGTGCTGGCCGGCGCCGCCACCGCGATTCCGCTGCTGCTCTTCGCCGGCGCGGCGAACCGGCTGCCGCTGTCCACCGTCGGCATGCTGCAGTACCTGGCCCCGATCCTCCAGCTCGGCTGCGGCGTGCTGATCTTCCACGAGCCGATGCCCCCGGCCCGGCTCGCCGGCTTCGCCCTGGTCTGGCTGGCCCTCCTGCTCTTCACCGCCGACGCCCTCCGGAACACCCGCCGCACCCGCCCCACCCCCCAACCCACCCCCGCCCCCACCCCCCTGCGTTGATCTTGCACTTCCGGCCCGGACGAAAGGGGCGATGCGCCCGAAACGAGGGCCCAAAGTGCAAGATCGCCGCAGTGGGGGCGGGGGGGGCGGGTCAGCGGAGGTCGTAGGCGAGGACGGGGGTTTCGGTGCCTCGTTGCAGCTCCAGGCGGACCAGTTCCCCCTTGGTGAAACGGGTGACGCCGGAGAAGCGCAGGTCGTCACCGGGGGCGGCCAGCCAGGAGCCGATCTGCTCCGTCGCGCCGTCCGGGCCGTGCGCCACCAGCCGGAACGTGTACGCCTCACGGTGCCCGGCGCGCCGGTCGTAGCCGCAGTGCATGGTGACCTCGGTGCCCCAGGGCGTCTCGGTCAGCCCCACCTCGGCGTGCACCGGCGCGGTCCCGGCCACCGGTCGCATGGCGGTCAGCGCCACCTGCCGGGTGGCCGGCTCGGCCGGCGGCCGGACCAGCGTCACGCCCACACCCGCGAGCACCGCCAGCACCGCGGCGGCGAGCGCGGTCGCCGCGTACCGCCGGCGGGAGCGGGACCGCTCGCGGCGCCGCCGCTCCCGCGCGGCGTCGAGCAGCGCGGGCACCCGGTTGGTCTCCGGTCCGACCTCCAGGAACTGCTCCAGCCCGGCCGGGTCGAGCCGGCCCAGCAGGCCGGGCAGCACGGCGATCTCGGCGACCGCCTCCCGGCACGCGGCGCAGCCGGCCAGGTGCCGTTCGTAGGCGGCGCGCTCGGCCGGGGCGAGGGCGCCCAGCACGTACGCCCCGTCGTCGTGCGCGAACTCGCAGCGGGTCATCCGGTCACCCCCATCTCGGCCAGCACCAACCGTAGTGAGCGCAGCGCATAGTGGGTGCGCGACTTCACCGTGCCCGGCGGCACGCCCAGCCGGGCGGCCGCCTCCGCCACCGACCGCCCCTGGTAGAAGCACTCGACCAGCACCTCGCGGTGGGTCGGGCTCAGCCGGTTGAGCGCCTCGGCCACCGTCCACGCCTCCACCGCGCGCTCCGTCTCGTCGACCGTCTCGGCGGTTTCGGGCAGCTCGTCGGTGTAGACCTCGCCGACCCGGGCCGAGCGGCGACGCCACGCGTCGATGGCCAGGTTCCGCGCCGTGGTGAAGAGCCAGGCGCGGACCGAACCCCGCCGCGGATCCAGCGACTCCGGGTGCCGCCAGGCCCGCAGCAGCGTCTCCTGCACCAGGTCCTCGGCGCGCGGCCGATCGCCGTTGACCAGTCGCAGGGCGTGCGCGAACAGCGCGTCGGCATGCTCGTCGTGCAGCGCGCGCAGCAGCTGGGCGTCGTGGTCACTGATGGCGGTACCTCGCTTCCGGCGGCGGGGAGACCGACGATGCGTCCGCCCGTGGCGGGCGGTGCGTCCGCTCTTCCATACGTGCCGTGACGCCGAACGGTTCAGCCGCAGGTCAGGCCGGAGCTGTTCACGTCCGGTTCACATTCGGGCCGACACCCGCTCACCGCGCCCTGGCACCGTCCGGCAGGTACGCGCGCGGGCCGATCGCCCGTGTGCGCCTTCCGACGTCCGATCAGGAGGCTCCACCTCATGAGCGACCGTCCTCGCCTGCTCCCGCTGCTGGGTGGCACCCGCCACGGCAGCCGCGACGCGATGACCTGTCTGTACCGGTGCGGCAACGCCTGCGACCACCCGGTGCCCAACCCCACCGACAACCCGTACCTCGGCGACCTGGTCGACGCCGAGGTCACCCGGCGCGGCGTGGTCCGGGCCGGCGCGGTCGGCGCGCTGGTGCTCGGCTTCGGCGGCGCCGCCGCCGGCGCACTCGCCGGCGCCGCCCCCGCCGCCGCCGCGCCCGCCACCCCGACCGCACCGGGCACGGACGAGGCCCTCGCCGCGACCGCACGCCCGGGCAGCGGCGCGCTGACCTTCAAGCCCATCCCGCCGAACAAGCTGGACACGCTGGTCGTGCCGAACGGCTACGACCACGCCGTGGTCATCAAGTGGGGCGACGAGGTCGTCCCCGGCGCGCCCGCGTTCGACGTGCGCCACCAGAGCGCCGCCGCGCAGGCCAAGCAGTTCGGCTACAACAACGACTTCGTCGGCGTGCTGCCCATCGACCGCAAGCGCGCGCTGCTCGTGGTCAACCACGAGTACACCAACGAGGACCTGATGTTCCCCGGCTTCACCGGCCAGGACGCGCTGACCGTGGAGCAGCTGCGGGTGGCGATGGCCGCCCACGGCATGTCCGTGGTCGAGCTGGAGCGGGTGGAGAACACCGGGCAGTGGCGGCCGGCACGGCGCGGCCGGCGGGAGTACAACCGCCGGGTCACCGCGCTGGCCACGAAGTTCGAGCTGACCGGCCCGGCCGCCGGCTCGGCCTGGCTGCGGACCGCCGCCGACCCGAAGGGCCGCACGGTGGTCGGCACGTTGAACAACTGCGCCGGCGGCGTCACGCCGTGGGGCACCGTGCTCTCCGGCGAGGAGAACTTCAACCAGTACTTCGTCGGCGGCGACGGCGCGCCGGAGGAGCTGAAGCCGAAGCTGGCCCGCTACGGCATTCCCACCGACGTGCGCTACCCGAGCGGCAGCCGCAAGTGGGACCGGGCCGACGAGCGGTTCGACCTGGCGAAGCACCCGAACGAGGCGCACCGGTTCGGCTGGGTGGTCGAGATCGACCCGTTCGACCCGCAGGCCCGGCCGCGCAAGCACACCGCGCTGGGCCGGGTGAAGCACGAGGGCGCGAACGTCATCGTGGCCCGCAGCGGGCACGTGGTCGCGTACATGGGCGACGACGAGCGTTTCGACTACCTCTACAAGTTCGTCTCGGACAAGAAGTTCATGTCGGGCAACTCCTGGGTGGCCCGCAAGCACAACCTGACGCTGCTGGAGTCGGGCACGCTCTATGTCGCGGCGCTGACCGGCGACAGCCCGGGTGAGATCGACGGCAGCGGCACGCTCCCCGCGGACGGCGGCTTCGGCGGCCGGGGCCGCTGGATCAAGCTGGTCAGCGGCAACCGCTCGTACGTCGACGGCATGACCGCCGCCGACGTGCTCACCTTCACCCGGCTGGCCGGCGACAAGGTCGGCGCGACCAAGATGGACCGTCCTGAGGACGTCGAGCCGAGCCTGCTCACCGGCAAGGTCTACGTGGCGCTGACCAACAACACCGACCGGGGCAAGGCCGGCAAGGCGCCGGCCGACGAGGCGAACCCGCGCAACGCCAACAAGCACGGGCAGATCCTGGAGCTGGTCGAGGACCGGGGCGACAACACCGCCGAGACCTTCGCCTGGTCGCTGCCGATCGTCTGCGGCGACCCGGCGGACGCCTCGACCTACTTCGCCGGGTACGACAAGACCAGGGTCTCCCCGATCTCCTGCCCGGACAACGTCGCCTTCGACGCCACCGGCAACCTCTGGATCTCGACCGACGGCAACGCCCTGGGCAGCAACGACGGGCTCTTCGCCACCGCCGTCGAGGGCCCGGAGCGGGGGCACCTGAAGCAGTTCCTCACGGTGCCGCTCGGCGCGGAGACCTGTGGTCCGTTCATCACCAAGGACAACCGGTCGGTCTTCGTGGCCGTGCAGCACCCGGGCGAGATCTCCGGCGCCTCGGTGGAGAACCCGGCCTCCACCTGGCCGGACGGCGACTTCGCCAAGCCCGGCGTGGTGGTCACCTGGCGCCTCGACGGGGGCCCGGTCGGCAGCTGAGCCATCCCCGGGGTGGGTCCGGCGCTGGACCCACCCGCTGACGGGCCGTCGTCGGACCCACCGGCGGCGGCCCGATCAGTTCTCGGTGGCGATCCCGTCGGCGATGGAGCGCGCGGCGGTGAGCAGCTTCGCGCGGACCACCCGGGCGGAGGTCATCATCTCGCCGGCCGGCAGGGCGCAGGCCAGCACCACCCGCCGCTCGATGTCCTTGTCCGGGGTGACCAGCACCGCGGCGCAGGCCACGCCCTGCCGGAACTGCCCCAGCTCCAACTGCATGCCGCGCCGGTCGCCGGCGGCCAGGTCGGCCTCGAACGCCTCGACTGTGGTCAGGGTGGCGGTGGTGAACGGGCGCATGCCGTATTCGCGCAGGTAGCGGAAGCGCTGCTCGGCGGTGAGCGTGGCGAGCAGGCTCTTGCCGAGGGCGGTGGC
Encoded here:
- a CDS encoding GNAT family N-acetyltransferase yields the protein MFTVTRADGYQLSTDPDRLDLDRVHAWLATDAYWALGRERETVARAFAGSIGFGVYRPGDGQQVAVARVVTDRATFAWLCDVYVDRAERGRGLGTWLAGGVRDHLAELGVRRILLATLDAHGVYGKLGFQPVAADRYMELDQRVTPVTGKDQGPDPHLTVDG
- a CDS encoding anti-sigma factor family protein, with product MTRCEFAHDDGAYVLGALAPAERAAYERHLAGCAACREAVAEIAVLPGLLGRLDPAGLEQFLEVGPETNRVPALLDAARERRRRERSRSRRRYAATALAAAVLAVLAGVGVTLVRPPAEPATRQVALTAMRPVAGTAPVHAEVGLTETPWGTEVTMHCGYDRRAGHREAYTFRLVAHGPDGATEQIGSWLAAPGDDLRFSGVTRFTKGELVRLELQRGTETPVLAYDLR
- a CDS encoding sigma-70 family RNA polymerase sigma factor, which translates into the protein MSDHDAQLLRALHDEHADALFAHALRLVNGDRPRAEDLVQETLLRAWRHPESLDPRRGSVRAWLFTTARNLAIDAWRRRSARVGEVYTDELPETAETVDETERAVEAWTVAEALNRLSPTHREVLVECFYQGRSVAEAAARLGVPPGTVKSRTHYALRSLRLVLAEMGVTG
- the rarD gene encoding EamA family transporter RarD, with protein sequence MNQLRLGYLYGVGAYLLWGFFPIYLKLLRPAGPVEILAHRIVWSVAFVALLLAAMRHVGFLRTLARRPRALAGIALAAALIAVNWGTYIYGVNSDRVVETALGYFINPLVSVLFGVVALRERLRPGQWAALGVGALAVAVLTVDYGRLPWLALTLAFSFAGYGLVKKRLGLPAVEGLFVESAVLALPALAYLAWLSGRGDSTFGHVSAGHTALLVLAGAATAIPLLLFAGAANRLPLSTVGMLQYLAPILQLGCGVLIFHEPMPPARLAGFALVWLALLLFTADALRNTRRTRPTPQPTPAPTPLR
- a CDS encoding PhoX family protein; the encoded protein is MSDRPRLLPLLGGTRHGSRDAMTCLYRCGNACDHPVPNPTDNPYLGDLVDAEVTRRGVVRAGAVGALVLGFGGAAAGALAGAAPAAAAPATPTAPGTDEALAATARPGSGALTFKPIPPNKLDTLVVPNGYDHAVVIKWGDEVVPGAPAFDVRHQSAAAQAKQFGYNNDFVGVLPIDRKRALLVVNHEYTNEDLMFPGFTGQDALTVEQLRVAMAAHGMSVVELERVENTGQWRPARRGRREYNRRVTALATKFELTGPAAGSAWLRTAADPKGRTVVGTLNNCAGGVTPWGTVLSGEENFNQYFVGGDGAPEELKPKLARYGIPTDVRYPSGSRKWDRADERFDLAKHPNEAHRFGWVVEIDPFDPQARPRKHTALGRVKHEGANVIVARSGHVVAYMGDDERFDYLYKFVSDKKFMSGNSWVARKHNLTLLESGTLYVAALTGDSPGEIDGSGTLPADGGFGGRGRWIKLVSGNRSYVDGMTAADVLTFTRLAGDKVGATKMDRPEDVEPSLLTGKVYVALTNNTDRGKAGKAPADEANPRNANKHGQILELVEDRGDNTAETFAWSLPIVCGDPADASTYFAGYDKTRVSPISCPDNVAFDATGNLWISTDGNALGSNDGLFATAVEGPERGHLKQFLTVPLGAETCGPFITKDNRSVFVAVQHPGEISGASVENPASTWPDGDFAKPGVVVTWRLDGGPVGS